Within Argonema galeatum A003/A1, the genomic segment GCATTCGGGCATATAATTTATTGGTTAAAACCGAAGATTTACTACCCGAATGCTTCGCCCCTACTGCCCTAATCGCCAAGGCGGTTGCTATACGTCAAAGTTTGAGCATATACTTTCTCTTTGTTAGTACTTGTTGCCTGTACTTCGATCGCACCGCGAAACATATTCATACCGCAGGTAAAGACGTAATTCCCTGCTTTTTGGGGTGTGAATTCCACAGAAGTCACTTCATTAAGCCGCAAATCTGCCGCAATGTGAAAATCTGGGATGAGTACTTGTTCCAAACAACTGCTGGGGTCTTTGCGGAAGAAGTTTAGCCGCACGGGTTGTCCTGTTTGCACTACAATGCGACTCGGTTCGTAACCACCATCAACGGTAACCGTTACTTCTTGGATTCCTCCATTAGATGCTACTGCTTTTTGGGACTTAGGTTTGCTTAATAGGAACCACCAAAGTTCTAACCCAATTAATCCCAATCCGCCGATAGTAACCACAATCTTGTTAGATAACGGTTGTTCAATGCGTTGGAATTGGCTAGTTTTGGAAGTAAAGTGTCCGGCGGGCATTTCGGCTGCGATCGGCCCCGAAATCGCTCCCAGCAGAAATCCTAATCCTGCTAATGTACCGAAAAATGTTGATTTTTTGAACATTGTTATCCCTCTCTTAGTAATTTAATTAACCAAGCATTTTGGGTTGGAAGTTACGAAGACGCAGTGCATTTGTG encodes:
- a CDS encoding cupredoxin domain-containing protein, which codes for MFKKSTFFGTLAGLGFLLGAISGPIAAEMPAGHFTSKTSQFQRIEQPLSNKIVVTIGGLGLIGLELWWFLLSKPKSQKAVASNGGIQEVTVTVDGGYEPSRIVVQTGQPVRLNFFRKDPSSCLEQVLIPDFHIAADLRLNEVTSVEFTPQKAGNYVFTCGMNMFRGAIEVQATSTNKEKVYAQTLTYSNRLGD